The window CTTTCTGTCTCCTGAATTCCATGCTTTTTGACTTCACCATTTATGTGGGACAATTCGTTGTGGTAGAATTTTGACATCTTTGCCCCTTGCAATACAGGACTGTGGCACTCATAAAGTCTGACAAAGACAATCGATATGGATTGGATTCTGTTGTGACCCATGACGGCACAAAGATGGCATGCTGGGCTCTACCCGAGCTTTCAACTTTCCAAGATAAACTAGGGAGAGAGGCTTATGATAAGGTGTGTCAAACACTTTCAGCCTTCAATTTGGTTAATCATGCTGTGCACTGTGAATTACTACTGCCATGCAAATATTCTAGTGGTTTGAATGGATGCTTCAAACATCACTCTGCTATTGTTTGGTAGCCTTATTTCTCGCGCAATTTATCGTTTCTTGCACAAAAATTATACCTTTACAGTGCTTTCTCAACAAGGTAGAAAAGAGAGTGATCTAGATTGTTGTTATCTGTGCTTGTGCTAGCAGTGAATTCATAAAAGTAAATGTGCCATCAAGCATTATTTGAAAAGGAGATCTGTATGTCTATGCAAAATGCTATAATTTGGACCTGCCCAGATGGAAAAGTTTAATATTGGAGTGGTAGTTGTATGATCTTGGGGTGCGTTTGGTTGGATGCCACTATAATGCACAGTTAAGTTAGCGAGCTTTTACTTTGTTATGCTAATGTCTAGTTCTCCGAACTTGTCATGTTTCACCTCGTTTGACATATAACCCACATTTCAAGGTCAATTTATTTTGTCACACTGAGGAAGGTGAATCCACCCAGTCTGTGGCTACGAAAGTTGCTTTTGGTCTTGGCCTGAAATAGTAGTACTGCTCCTGTTTTCCATTTAGCTGAGATTTGTGAATAAAGAAGTGAACATTGAGTAATTGTGGCAAGGTAGCTGACTGGAAAACTTGCTGCGTCCAATCAAAATATGTTATGGTTGACTTTTCATGGTTGCTGGTAGCCATTTGTTTTTCAATAATATATTTGCAAGCCTGTAGAAATTGCCAAATGTACTTGTGTTTATTTGAACAGTCTATGCCTGAGAAGCCATTACTGATCAAACAACAAAAAATTCGATCTACAAGCATCCTATGTTGAAAATTGACGAGCTTGTATTCAGAGGACCTAGTTTTGTCACATGATAGCAGGAGGCAGTTGTCATGCTTAGTGTTCATCTACTTACCTGATTTAGTAAATTGTCAATGATATGGATTGACTAGCTAATCTGTTATTCAGCCATTCTTAAAAAAAATCTGTTTGTGTGCGAACTTTCTTTTATCTGGTTATCATCACAACTTATCGTACAGTTGCTACGTGAGATGGTACCACCTCCTATCTGTACCGTTGCTGTGGGAATTGGCCTGGAAGCTTTAGCCAGCCAACGCTGGTTGAGATAAGAGCTGTTAGTTTTTTCATGTCATTGTGTAGCATGGTGGTATTGAAGCTGTTGGATTTGGTTGTCTGTAAGAATCTCATCAAAATTTGCTGCTACAGGTAGATGTCATAGGTATCGATGAAGCCCAGTTCTTCGATGATCTTCATGATTTTTGCAGCAAAGCTGCTGATCATGAtggaaaaatcgttgtggttgcAGGGCTAGATGGTGATTACAAAAGGTACTTGCTGAATGATTTATCTCGTAAAACTTATTTAGTTTCCCTATGACTTGGCCATTTGCTGAATCTCTGTACATCCCCTAAAAGGCTGTTAAATAGATAAAATCATCCAAATGGTCCATATTTCATTCAGAAGGTATTGCAATTTTTCTTATCATGCCTACTGTTTGATGATTGAGTTGTTTCACAGGAACAAGTTTGGCTCAGTACTGGACATCATTCCCCTGGCTAACTCGGTCACCAAGCTAACAGCACGGTGTGAGCTGTGCGATCGCCGGGCGTCCTTCACATTGAGGAAGACACAGGAAACCAGGACCGAACTCATTGGTGGAGCCGATGTGTATATGCCTGTGTGCAGGCAGCACTACTTGGACGGGCAGATTGTCATCGAGGCCACAAGGATTGTTATGGATATTGAAAGATCCACGGAAGTAGCTCGCTGCTAGTTAGGGGTGTGTGTGGCTTATCCAGAATATCCCTCTCTTCAGTGTGTCATTCATCCAACAGCGTGTTGAGATGTGCTACCAGTGTGTACCTGTTATTGATCATCTGTGGCAGCATGCCAGCCTGAGTTTCAGATTATGAGGCGTTGCCATATTACCATAGGAGAACTTAATTAAGTTGCGATTTGAGCAGATTGTAAATATTTACCAGTTGGGAATGTTGGTGCAAATAGCTCTTCTTTTAGAATACCCACCTGTTGCGACACAATGGGTTATAATACAGTTTCTGGCTGGGAAGGGAATGCTTAGTAATATGCGTTTGTTGGTTACAAACATTGGTTGGCATGAAATTGTTTGTCTCTATGAGGTAGAATGAGAAACTGAAGAGGTAACAAATGGTTATGTATTTATTTGTGAGCATGTCTTATACACTGTAATTTGGATGCTCCAGTTTGGAAATATTGTGTGTGCAGAAACAATCTTTTGGTATACACATCAAGTGTTAGTCGAAATGACACGATCTGCACAGCTTAGGTTACCTTACCTTTACCTTTGGTTGGACCCAATTCTGCACAGCTGTTCTGCTATCCGTTTTGCCTCGAGCTGTGCTTGCGTTTGTGACTGGTGATGATAACGCAGTGCCGTAGTGCTATCTAGTACTATTCTGTCCCacaatataagacgtttttgcttATATTATGAGATAGAGGGAGTATTTAACAAGATTGCAAGAATTATGGAGCAGAGGGAGTACATTTTTGCTACGTTTTGCTAGGTATAGACATAGCTGTGTTTGCTTCGAACGTAGTTGTTTGCACGTTCAGAATGTTGTGTGATGACTCGAATTTACATTAACTTTCTGCTGTGGCAgtgtggatctatcacttgagaGAGCGGCTTCATCTTGGAAGCAAGGAGTCCATTTTGCTTCCAGCATAAGTGGTCCCAATGTTGAACTACTCTGATCAAAGCCCCAGCGTTGGCTGCTGCTCCTTTCTTTGTGCGGGTTTTTTGTCCGATATTGTTTTTCTGTTAGAACTCAGGATTCCTTGACTGTATAATTTTCTTTGTCAATTTGTTTCGAGCTGATGATGTAAATGTCGAAGACGGAACAATGTAAACTTTTTACCAAATCAATCAGTTTTGCAGTCTTTGCACTTGTCACTGAAATCAATAGTACGGGTATATGTATCTACACATTGGAAAAATGATGTGTAGCCCAATGTATCAGCTACCTAAAAGAAAATCATcagcaacaattttttttaagAGTATCAGCGACGACTTGGTACCAAACAAGTATTATAGTAAAAccaaaaaggaaaaagaaaaacgaGTGCTAGCAGACGCTGGGCCGACCGAGTCTGGCTGTGAGTGGGCTTCGAATTCATTTTCCTGTGACCCGCCACGCTCCCACGCATTTCCCCCAAAACCGCCGCCGCCCACCTCTGGTCTCAAAAAATGCCCTCTCCGATCGcgtcggctccggcggcggcggcctagcGCTGGGCGTCGACgccagccgcctcctcctcctcgcgtgCTCTTCCATCCCCGCCGCATAAACCGCCAGCCATGGGGGTGGAGGCAGACGCTACTGGTTCTAAGTCGAGGAAGAGGAAAGCAAGAACACACGAGGGGGACGTCGCGGAACCTACATCGGAGGACCGTGGACAGCCCCTTCCCGGATCGGATGCAAACGGAGGAGGCGCCGGCGTCGACCGCATCAGCGACCTCCCCGACGAGGTCCTCGGGGACATCGTCTCGCTCCTCCCCACCAAAGAAGGCGGCCGCACCCAGGTCCTCGCCTCCCGGTGGCGCCACCTCTGGCGCACCGCCCCGCTCAACCTCGACCACCGCTCCTTCTTACGCGACGAGGAGGGCCTCGATGTCATCATATCGCGCGTCCTCGCCGCCCACCAGGGCCCCGGCCGCCGCTTCTCCGGCCCCGTctaccacctcgccggcgaccgAGCGGATGCCTGGCTCCAGTCCCCCGCCCTCAACAACCTCCAGGAGCTCGAGCTGTGCAGCTTCAGCCACAAGTTACCGCGTCCACCGACAACGGTGCAGATGCCGCCCTCGGCCGCCTTCCGCTTCTCCGACACGCTCTATGTTGCCGTCATTGGAGATTGCCACCTTACCGACGACAACATCACTCAGGCGCTTCACTTCCCCAAGCTTCAGAAGCTCGCGCTGCAGTGGGTCAGCATATCCGAATCCTCGCTGCACACCATGATTGCCGCTTGCCCCgctctcactagtagaaaaagggctttagtcccggttctggaaccgggactaaatggtcgttactaaagccttcCTCTTTAGTTCCGATTCTTAcacgaatcgggactaaaggccctccacctttagtcccggttggtaacaccaaccggtactaaaaaaAATtacgattttttttgaatttttttattttcaaatttctgaattattttaacctctaatctctaatcactcctcatcactgctcaatttaacctctaatctctaatcatccctcatcattccaaatcatctaacttcccggacggtcacccatcctctcactactccagcctgagcacgcttaatttccgggttctattctccctcgtttccaagtctgcacttgttgtttttccaacaatagtaagatgtcaatcgtattaaccctcaggaatttagcttgagcatgaagtcacacatttcactgtttgagtttgaaactattgttctaaaaaacaataattatttagtaacactaatatttcttgaataagtagtttgaccatagtttgaccacagtttggccagatttgaccaaaattcaaaaaaactgaaataattatttagtaacactaatatttcttgaataagtagtttgaccacagtttgaccagatttgacgaaaattcaaaaaaactgaaataattatttagtaacactaatattcttgaataattatttagtaacactaatacttcttgaataagtagtttgaccatagtttgaccagatttaacaaaaaatcaaaaaaaaaacagaaatttgagcataactttttttccttttagaatttgaggattctaaaaatttgcaaataggccgtaggctgtcaaaatcggatgcgaattttcgtgctgaacattttgatatattatacgtttttttctgacatcgtatgcaaaagttatagccgttttacattttccctacactttttgcaaaacatgtccaaatttaagtttttaaattttcctaactagtacatgtagtaacataactacatctggaaggattttaatttttgaagtttttatcattttcttttgctttttacaaaactgaaaaggcgatccacggcgcggggggggggggggggggggggtagagtttgaaaatgggacctttagtaccggttcgtgccatgaaccggtactaatgcctcaaaccccattagtaccggttggtggctcgaaccgggactaaaggtctaacctttagtaccggttggtgccacgaaccggtactaatgggcatcgcaccctttagtcccggttcgtggcaccaaccgggactaaaggtcccatttgaaccggaactaatgcctgtacggtgccctagccgctcgaaccgggattaatgctcacattagtccattagtcccggttcgtaatgcaaccgggattaatgctcttttctggccgaaccaaagccctgttttctactagtgtctgGAGTGCTTGCTTATTCAGAATAGTGGCGGTTTCCATTGTGTCAGAATCAACTCCATTA is drawn from Aegilops tauschii subsp. strangulata cultivar AL8/78 chromosome 1, Aet v6.0, whole genome shotgun sequence and contains these coding sequences:
- the LOC109732574 gene encoding thymidine kinase gives rise to the protein MRSISSAMRSLLLSGPSSPAFLPRATALCPLLSLPFRPDLSRPRPLAPPARSLSKKAAPTAAAARTRLDGRVPAMEAREAQSGEIHVIVGPMFAGKTTALLRRVQAEAGTGRTVALIKSDKDNRYGLDSVVTHDGTKMACWALPELSTFQDKLGREAYDKVDVIGIDEAQFFDDLHDFCSKAADHDGKIVVVAGLDGDYKRNKFGSVLDIIPLANSVTKLTARCELCDRRASFTLRKTQETRTELIGGADVYMPVCRQHYLDGQIVIEATRIVMDIERSTEVARC